In a single window of the Desulfuromonas sp. genome:
- a CDS encoding ferritin has product MNVFDFAMEMEDSGYEYYSDLARTSS; this is encoded by the coding sequence ATGAACGTTTTTGATTTTGCCATGGAAATGGAAGACAGCGGTTACGAGTATTACTCGGACCTTGCCAGAACCTCATCGCA